ATCCCTTTCATAAAACTTAAAATTTTTATGAAAACGAATGGAGTCGGGAAAATTGGAATAGTTTTTTCCAATCGCAATGATTTTATATTCATCGATCAATCCATTCAAAATTTTTTTTCCGAGAACACCACTTCCACCTGTTAAAAGAATTGTTTTTGTCATACGATAAATACCATTTGAAACCATCCGACCATAGCACCGAGTGCAGCACCGACTAAAATTAACAATAACTCATCTTCTTGGAATGCAGACCTAAGTATGGATTCAAATTCCTTCGGTGGAAGGGCCGACATTCGATCTCCCATCATCTTTTCAATTTCCAAAGCTTCGCCTAAATAGGCTTCTAAATGGAATGATTTTTCCACTGCGTTGTCTGCCATCGCGATCGCAATTCTTTCCTTGGCAGCATCAAACTCTTCAATTTTTCCTGCAGCGAAAAGGGCTGGTTTTGCAAGGAAAGTAATTGTGTCCACATGAGAAATTACTTCCTTACGAATGATGTTGTTGATATCTGCAGATGCTTTTCCAAAAATTAGTTCTGATAAAATATTTTTTGGAGTGAGAATTTTTTCACTCACTAGTTTCGCATAGAGCCTGGATACTTCGGATTGTCTTTTTAAAAACAAACCTTGATACGTAAAAATTCCTAAAAACTTTTTAGGCAAAAGGGGACGAAAGATCATTTCTAATGCAAGGTAGTTGGTTAGATATCCAACGATCACTCCTTGGATGGGAAGAGTCCAGACCAAGGGAAAATAAATCATAAAAATCATTTGGACAAATCCAAGTAAAAATCCAAAATAAAACCCTGATCTTTCAATAAATCGAAACTCTGGAGCCCCCACTTCTTTAAAAAGTTCTACCACAAGACCAACATTTTTCCCTGAAAGTTTTTTCAAGACCAAAGCCTTTACATCAAATAATGAATCGATGTCCTTTTGGAGTTTTCGAATCACCTTCCTAATGGTCACTCCACTTTCACGTCTGACTTTGTGGTAAATTTCTTCCCGAACCATTTCAGGAATCATGTCCCAAAGTTTAGGGTCCAAACTATCGGAAAATTCCTTCATCGTGTAACGAATGCTAGAGTCTAGTGCAGGTAAAAATACCAACTCTGCTTTTTTGGGATCTACTTTTAAAAATACTTCTTTGATGTTGAGAAGGCGTTCCGTAATGACATCGACGGACTTACTCGCCATTTTATGAGCCTTTCTCGGAATGATGCCCTGCCATCCCAAATAGGGAGGGATCCCCATAAATTGGATCGGGTAGAAGGTCATCTTTAGAGCAAGCCAGTTAGTCACCCAACCCACAAACCCATAAGTGAAGGGAATCATGAGGAGCTTCCATTGTTCTGGTGTTAACCAATTCTCCCACATATTCCGCTATGAGTAGGCTAAAAAAAGGGAACCAAGGGCAATCTAAATTCTATTCCCAGGTTATTTTTCCCCAAGATTCGTTAATTTTGTCTAATTTTTGCCGATACCCCTAAAAAAGATTTGCATTCTGTACGGAAACAGACTACAAATGGTACACTTCGGTCAGTCTTAGGTATTTCCCGAAGTGCATTTGAAAGACTGTGGTTCTGCCACAAAGCGAATTTGATTAGAGGGTAAGTCTATGCGTGTTCGAGGAATCTTTACTGTTCTCGTTCTCATTTCTTTGGTATTTGTGGGTTGTTCCAGAAAAAAGAAATCGATGCCATTTTGGTTCCTACTGGGAGCTGGTGGTGCAGTGGCTGGTTCCAGTGGGGGACTTGACACTCCGGCTGACTCTAACGGCGTTCCTCTTCCTACTCCCGGTGATTCTACCGGCGTCACAGACCCTGACGAAGTACCAGGCAATAATTCGGAACAAGAAGTTCCAAACCATGGACCTGCCCGTGTCATAGGAACCATAGTTCCTGTTGTATCTGGTACCCCTGCCAATGTTGTTTGTGGGAACCCTGGTGCTCCTGCGGCCCCTGGTTGTATCGATCTTACTCTAATCTCTGTTAAAATTGAAGTGGCAAATGGAGAGACAAATACCCTCGTTGCCTCTACGTATGCGGAATCAAATGGAAAGTTTCAATTTGATCTCAGTGACCTTCCAAACAATAATTATCGAGTTCTTATCAATACAGGTTTTGGGCTCAATTATACTTACCAAGATTTTTCTTACGTATTTGATCCTACACAAAATCCTTATACTTTAGTGAATGTTGGAAATCTTCTCGCTGAACGTCTGTACTATGGTCAAGGCCCGGCTCAGTTTGTAGGTGTGGTCACAAGCCCTGGATTTTCTGGTGGCGGTGTTACAATACCAGCAGGTCCAATTGCAGGAATCACAGTTTCTATTATCGATGCCAACGGAAACACTGTAGGAACTGGTGTGACCAATACGAATGGATCTTATGCGATAAACATCAATCCACTACCAAACGGTAATTATACGGTTGTGTATTCTGGAGATTCAGTAGAAGTTTCTGGGCAACCTTTTGCCAATACAACGGAGTTCATTCATTTTACCTTTCCAGGTACCAATCCAAATACAGTGGCAATCGTGGACTTGGGAGAAACTAGCCTTCCTTGGAAGGCCGCAACCGAAAGTGATCTCCACTTAACTGGAAATATTCTGAATGGTGCCGTAGTATCTGATTCCACTTCTGTTTTCACAATCAAATTGAAGAACGAACAAGGTGCTATTTTACAATCCGTACAAATTACCGGGAATGGAAGTTTTGCCATTGAAGGCAGTTATCTTTCTAATGGCGTATATTATTTAGAAGTATCCAATCCAGTTTTTTATACTGTCTCTCAATCCTTTTTGTTTACTGCTTCCCCGAACGGAGGAACCAAAAACATAAACTTAGTTGATCCTATCTACATTGTTGCCAAACCATCTCTTGTCACGGGATTTGTAAAAGATCTAAGTGGGAATCATGTTGTTGGAACTGTCATCAACGTAAAACCATCGGCAAACCAAGCTCCATCACGTTTGTTGTATTTGAAAGACGATCCAATTCTTGGAAATGCGATCAAACTTTGGATTGTTGAAGCGTTGAGTGCCGTCGCAGGCACCAATTGTTCCGTAAATTCAACTGGGTCGATTTGTTCTTGTGCGATCAATCCGACTGCTTCTTGTTTGGTGGCAAACCAAGGTTCAGTGCCATGGTCATACCAAACCTATGGAAACAAACTTTACGAGATCAATCCAACCACTAAAGAAGTTTCTTTTCTTGCGGCTAGTGGACTTTGGGCTTATTATATTTCTGCTCCTGGGTTTGAAAATTACTGTGGTTCGAATGTGTCTCCTTGTTCTTCGCATCCATTACAAATTAGTTTGAATGGAAACAACCACAATGCGGGGACTATTTCTCTGACATCCATTGCCGCACGTTCTCAAATTACAGGAACCATATCGGTTCGTGATGCGGCACCTACTGCCAACTCAGTCCATTCCAATCAATCTGGATTGTATCTCGTATTGTTAGGGAATACGGCTTCCGACGGTTCTGCTTTGGCACATATCACGACAACTTCCAGTGGCCAATTTAGTTTTGGTGGAAGTTCTTACGTCGTGACTTTGCCTGCAGTACTACCACCACCGTTTACGAATGATGAAGCCGGTCGAGTTGGTTATGCCCTATACCAATTAGGTTCAGGCCTTGCGACAACCTTAGCACAAACGCCAAGTGTTGCCAGAGCTAATGACAATACTGCTTCAATCGATATCATCGGAGGGACTGAGTATAATTTCCGACAAAGTTCTTACCAACTGTTCGTTGTGGATCGAGTCGCTCCTTCTTATCAAGTTAGTTATTTAACTTCTACAAGTTTGAGAGTGGATACATCTTCTGTGGCAACAAACCAGTATATGTCTTCGCCTGCGCTTTATAATGTGAATGGTACCGTAATGCATAGCCCAAGAGCAACTGTTATGGGTGTGGTGACAGATGCAATCTCCACTCAAAATATCAGTGGTGCCACTATCACTTTGGGACGTCTTGTGAGTGGAAATTTTACAGCGGATGTTCATAGAGATTGTTCAGGTGGTTTTGATTCCCCTAATTGCAATGTTTCTGCGACACGAACTTTTGGATCTGACCAAGTAGTAGGATCAATTTCTTCTCAGTCGAACGGAGGTTATAGTTTTCCATTCCTTTCTCCAGGTTCATACCAACTCCGTGTTGAAAAAAATGGAATCACTACTTACTTCCCTGTGGAAGTGGGAACTGGTGGCGGAACTGTAGTTGTGAATACTCCGGTCATAACCAATGATGGTCGTGGTCATTTAACAGGATCAGTACGAACACCGGGCGGATTTTCTTTCCTTGGAACATACTCTTTAGAGATTGTTGATCCGAATGGTGGGACTTTACGTCCATCAGTAGGAGTACAACCGGCTTCTATCGCAACAGGATCAACGATTTTTTCCAATGCAAGCCAATACACAATTTTCAATATCAACGCAGGTCGTTGGAAGGTTCGATTCGTTTCTGCAGGATACCAAACGGTAGAAGGTATTGTTGACATCCAAGCCGATGTGACTACGAACTTCGATATCATTACCTTTGTTCCTGGAAGCCAAACCAGCGGATCCATTTCTGGACGTGCCTTGTCGGCTTTGTATAATACTGGTGTTTGTAACTTAACAACACGCATTCGACCTGGTGTGAATGTAAAATCCGGTCCTTATGCCATCGATGCCAATGGAGTTACAATCCCAAGTGCCAAAACTTCAACTGACGGATCTTATGTGATTCCTTCGGTTCCACCTGGAAACTATACTTTGGAAGTTTCTGGTTCAGGAAAAAGAGGAGATTGTACTTCCATCTCAGAAAATTATGCAACCACATATAGGACAGTAGTGTCTGCTGGTTCAGAAACACCTGCGAACCAAAACATTCTTGTCACACCAATACTTGCAGATAACGAAATTCGAGTCGTACTCTCTTGGGGTGCAAAACCACGAGATTTGGATTCTCATTTGCAATATGGAAATGCAGCAAATGATCAAATTGTTTGGAACAATAAAACTCCACTTGGTTCTGGAAACGGAAGTTTAGACTACGATATCACTACTGGATACGGACCGGAAACGATCACCGTACAAGGATCTATTTGGAACCAACCAAACCGTTATTACAGTATCTATAATTGGTCTGGGGAAGCTCTTATGGGAGTCTCTGGTGCAAACGTTCGTATCTTTAAAGGAAGTGTAGGGGAAGTTAGAAATTATTCCATTGCGCCCAACCATTCCAATCGTTGGTGGAAAATTTTCTGTATCGCACAGGATAAATCTATCTCTGATGTGGGAACTGCTGGATGTAATGCTTCCAACTTTATTGAAAGATCAATGTATTCTTTTTAATAAGAAACTAGTTTAGCAGATATTTTTACGAAAGGACAGTAACGGAATACTGTCCTTTTTTTTGATCCACTTGCAAATTGAGATCATAAAGATCTGAAAGATTTTTATCAGTTAATACTTCGGATTTTTTTCCAAAACTAATCACCTTTCCTTCTTTCAGTAACAAAACCTTGGAAAAATCTTCGGGGATTTCTTCGATTCTATGAGTGATGAGAATTCTTGTGAGATTGGGATTATTACTTTTTAATTGAGATAAGGATTTTCCAAAATCAGTTCTTGCCGTAATGTCCAAGGTCGCCGTGGGTTCATCCAAAACTAAAATTTCTTTTCCCACTCCGAAGGCTCGTAATAACAGCACTTTCATTTTTTCGCCGGACGAGAGTGTGGAGTAAGTTTGGCTTTTTTTATGTCCAAGGCCAATAGAAGTTAACAAAGATTCTGCGGTGTTTTCCTGTTCTTTCGTTGGATCTTTATAAAGTCCAAGAGTTCCAATAACTCCAGTCAAAACCATTTCGATTGTAGTGAGTCTTTGTAATAATGTTTCTTGGTGGCCTGGTTGCACCATTCCAATTCGATTTTGTAGAGGGGCCATAGGAGTTTCACCGTAGGTTTCTCCAAAGGCAGAAATGGAACCCGTAGTGGGCCAAGAATAACCAAATAACAAATTGATGAGTGTAGTTTTTCCTGCACCATTTCTTCCAATGATGGCGAGAGAATCACCTTTGTTTAAAGAAAAATGAACTTTGTCTAAAATTTTTTTGTCGTTTCTTACAAACGAAACAGAATCAAAACGAATCACTTCACTCATTCGATTTTTTAAATAGAAGTTCGATTTTATTCACTGCGGCAGAGAACACATCGATATTATCTAAATTAAATTTTGCGAGTAGGATTTTGTCAATGGCATAAAACCCTTTTTTCTGTTCATGATAATCGGCCATCATATTTGCCATATAGATGACTTCGACAAGATCACGTAGTTCTGCTGGTGCCAAAAAAGGTTTGTGGTGGTATTCAATGGCAACTCTGAGGTCTAGAGGGAATTCCCATTTTTCTGCAAGGAGGGCACCAAGTTGCGGGTGGCTAAGTCCAATTGCCATCTCCTCTAACAGAGTTGAGTTTCCAGAATCGACACCTCTTTGGTAGGTTTCAATTTTTTTGAAAAAACCTCGATCCACTGATAGTAAAAGGAACTTTCCAATGTCGTGTAACAATGCACTAACGGCAATGATGTCTGCAATTTTATTTGTATGATTGTTTTCTGTAGCCAAATAACGCGCGTAATAACTGCATCGACTGGAATGATCCCAAACATCCATCATCTTTCCATATTGGCCTTCCATAATTTTACGGACTCCAGATACATAAAGTAGGTTTCGTAAGTTTTTTAGACCCACTACTTTAACCGCTTGTAAAATGGAACTAACTTGGCTTCGATTCGCAAAAAAAGCAGAGTTGGAAAGTTTTAATAGATCAGCAGATAGAGCAGGGTTTCTTTCGATTTCCTGAGATATCATATGTAAGTCAGAATCGGGATTGTTACAAAGTTGAATGATTTTTGTAAGAGAATGTGGTAGTGGAGGTAATCCATCAATTTCGTTAAGAAGTTTTGTTTTTAGATCTGTTTGAATTTCTACAGGCGTAGTGACTTCTGGTACAGATAGTGTAGCGCGTGTTATCTTTTCATTTGTAAATATTTTAAATTTTTCAGAACCAATTCCTGAATTTTTTAATAGGAGTTGAATCAGTACTAATCCTAATCCAGCAGATTCAGTACTGTCAGAAACATCCGTAAAGGCATCTGAAAGGTCATTGTAATTCTTTGCTACTTCGATCCTTCGATTAATCCTTGCTAGTTCTTCTTTTGTAATAGGTGCGTTGTTTTCTACAGCAAAGTGGATGGACTTACCTTCCACTTTCATGAGAAGGCTGATGTAGTAATTTCCGCCTTCTAAACGATCCAATTGTTCGTTCCATTTCATGATGATGTTTTCTTGGAATCGAGACATTCCCTTCGCATAATCACCAGCATTTTGGATGTCTAAATTTTCTCGGGTAAAGTAATCGCGTTTTGCATTTGCCTTATTGGCATTCATGAGGAGTTCTTTTAGGACAGTGAAGATGACTTCTACTAAATAGAGTTTGTCCATATACCCCATTACATGGACAAGCAATGCGTATATCTCCTGATTTTGTTCTTCAGTAACAAAGTAAAAGTTAATTCTGGATTCTTTTGCGGTCTCTAATTGAGAAATAATATCTTGAAAATTCACAAACGCTTTTTCCCGTAACACTCTTATATTTTAATTTCTTTTGGAGGCAATAGATATTTTTTTCACCTCCAATTTCTAATTTGTCCCAGGGGACTTGTATAGTGATGATAACAGTGGAGGAAATCACTATGGATATGTTAGACCAAATGAATTTGCATTTGCTTATGCAAGAGAGATTGGAAAAAATTATTGAAGATATGGAAAGAAGGCCAAAGGGAAAATCAAAAAAAACAAAAGATTTTGATCGAATTCCCGCAAACAAAGAACGTGCGGAGTGGAACTTACAAGAAATACCAGTTCTATTCGGTGCTTAACTTAGTGAAAACCGCAACCAAGTGGTTAAGGTTTTTTGATGAATGATACCGGATTGGTCTTGGTTAGCCCACTTTGCCAAATTCGAAAGAGATGGGGGAAAACCCTGAAAAGATTTAAGAAAATGACCTAAGTTTGTTTTGGTTTGGAAATTATTTTCGTTGGTTCCTTTGAGAGTTAAAAAAACTAAATTAGATTCTTTTTGGTTCATTTGTTCCCAGGCTATTTGATTTTTGCCTTTTCGTTCACCAGAGTACAAACGTTTGGTGGCAAGTTCTAAACTTTTTTTTCTATTGGTGTTTGGCAGATAAAACCGTTCATATCCAGTTCCTGAGCAATGGGATTTTCCTCGCTCTGAAATATAACTCACTCCACTTACAAAAAATTCTCTATCTTCTATTTGATCCGTAATCGACAAAACCATTCCAAGTAAATTCAAACTGGGATTGGGATAATGCGGCCACCGTGAACCGATTTCAGATTGAAATAAATGTTCCAAAATTTGGTCGAGCGGATGACCTGTATTGACCAAAATCTTTGGATTTTTCAGTTCAAAGATATATGGTGCTCCACCTAACCAAGTAATGATGGGAATATTTGGTGGAATTTCCGTTAAAAAATGATAGGTTGTTCCCCGGCCAGAATCAAAAGAAACTATATAATCGGGTATGATTCCATTTGGCAAAAGGTAACCAATGGAGGTATCACTTGCAAAAATAAGATAAGAAGAACGATCCTTTTTAATGGTAGGTAAATCCAATTCTAAACCAGGGCTTGCACCCACAAATAAAACAGAAGTTCGTTTTCCAGAAAAGGATTGGAACCAACGGATACTTGTATCGTTATTATAAAGCCCCGTTCTATTTTTTAAGTAGTTATGAGTCCATATCTTACTAAAGTGTTGGATGGTATTTTGATTGATTCCATTGGAAACAAACTGCGATAAAAAATTGGTTTTGCAAGTAGATACCAACTCAGGAAAAAACCGTTCATAACTTGGGGTAACGTATAATTTCCATTTTGATAAAGATGAATTTGTTTTCGTTTGGAACGTTTGAACTTCCGATTTTAATTCGGACCAATTTGGTGTTGGACCTGTGTGACAAAGTAAAAGCAATCCCTTTGTCTTTGCTTGGTCTTTCAGCTCATTCAATTCCCTTTGAAATTCATTTAATTCATAAACGTCTTTTTCGGGTTCCCAAAAGATGATGATTGGGTGGTTCGGATTGGCAATGAAAGATCTTACGGCATGTAAAGCACCGAGACCAAGGACCACTGGAATGGAATCTTCAGAGAATGTGGAAAGAAATCGCAAAGCCTCCTTTTCAGGGGAGACTTTTGAGTGTAAATAAGAATGATCGGAAGTTTGAAAGTTATAGAGAAGGTTGTTTTGAAAGTGAGGGATTAGAGGAATGGGAGTAACCTCTAGTCCTCTTCATCCTCGTCTGAATCATCATCGTCATCAGAGTCGTCGTCGAAATCGTCATCATCCTCTTCTTCCTCTTCCTCTGTTTCATCACCGAATTCGTCTTCAAAACCATCTTCAAGTTCTGGTTTGCGAGCTTCTTCTTCAGGGATAAAATCTTCTTCAATATCTTCTTCAGCATGAGGAGCAAAGGAAGTTCCGGCTGTAGATGTAACACCTGCCAGTTTGTCTTTTTCTGCTTGGAGTAGTGCTTTTTCTTCAGAAGAAAGGTATTTCCACTGAACCATATCGTTTGTCAGCGCATACAATGCTTGCACTGTCAATTTACGGTTTTTTAATTTTTTAGGGAGAGTGATCTTATCAATTTTGTCGATCGTGCTGAAACC
The sequence above is drawn from the Leptospira harrisiae genome and encodes:
- a CDS encoding DUF445 domain-containing protein gives rise to the protein MIPFTYGFVGWVTNWLALKMTFYPIQFMGIPPYLGWQGIIPRKAHKMASKSVDVITERLLNIKEVFLKVDPKKAELVFLPALDSSIRYTMKEFSDSLDPKLWDMIPEMVREEIYHKVRRESGVTIRKVIRKLQKDIDSLFDVKALVLKKLSGKNVGLVVELFKEVGAPEFRFIERSGFYFGFLLGFVQMIFMIYFPLVWTLPIQGVIVGYLTNYLALEMIFRPLLPKKFLGIFTYQGLFLKRQSEVSRLYAKLVSEKILTPKNILSELIFGKASADINNIIRKEVISHVDTITFLAKPALFAAGKIEEFDAAKERIAIAMADNAVEKSFHLEAYLGEALEIEKMMGDRMSALPPKEFESILRSAFQEDELLLILVGAALGAMVGWFQMVFIV
- a CDS encoding Cna protein B-type domain protein — encoded protein: MRVRGIFTVLVLISLVFVGCSRKKKSMPFWFLLGAGGAVAGSSGGLDTPADSNGVPLPTPGDSTGVTDPDEVPGNNSEQEVPNHGPARVIGTIVPVVSGTPANVVCGNPGAPAAPGCIDLTLISVKIEVANGETNTLVASTYAESNGKFQFDLSDLPNNNYRVLINTGFGLNYTYQDFSYVFDPTQNPYTLVNVGNLLAERLYYGQGPAQFVGVVTSPGFSGGGVTIPAGPIAGITVSIIDANGNTVGTGVTNTNGSYAININPLPNGNYTVVYSGDSVEVSGQPFANTTEFIHFTFPGTNPNTVAIVDLGETSLPWKAATESDLHLTGNILNGAVVSDSTSVFTIKLKNEQGAILQSVQITGNGSFAIEGSYLSNGVYYLEVSNPVFYTVSQSFLFTASPNGGTKNINLVDPIYIVAKPSLVTGFVKDLSGNHVVGTVINVKPSANQAPSRLLYLKDDPILGNAIKLWIVEALSAVAGTNCSVNSTGSICSCAINPTASCLVANQGSVPWSYQTYGNKLYEINPTTKEVSFLAASGLWAYYISAPGFENYCGSNVSPCSSHPLQISLNGNNHNAGTISLTSIAARSQITGTISVRDAAPTANSVHSNQSGLYLVLLGNTASDGSALAHITTTSSGQFSFGGSSYVVTLPAVLPPPFTNDEAGRVGYALYQLGSGLATTLAQTPSVARANDNTASIDIIGGTEYNFRQSSYQLFVVDRVAPSYQVSYLTSTSLRVDTSSVATNQYMSSPALYNVNGTVMHSPRATVMGVVTDAISTQNISGATITLGRLVSGNFTADVHRDCSGGFDSPNCNVSATRTFGSDQVVGSISSQSNGGYSFPFLSPGSYQLRVEKNGITTYFPVEVGTGGGTVVVNTPVITNDGRGHLTGSVRTPGGFSFLGTYSLEIVDPNGGTLRPSVGVQPASIATGSTIFSNASQYTIFNINAGRWKVRFVSAGYQTVEGIVDIQADVTTNFDIITFVPGSQTSGSISGRALSALYNTGVCNLTTRIRPGVNVKSGPYAIDANGVTIPSAKTSTDGSYVIPSVPPGNYTLEVSGSGKRGDCTSISENYATTYRTVVSAGSETPANQNILVTPILADNEIRVVLSWGAKPRDLDSHLQYGNAANDQIVWNNKTPLGSGNGSLDYDITTGYGPETITVQGSIWNQPNRYYSIYNWSGEALMGVSGANVRIFKGSVGEVRNYSIAPNHSNRWWKIFCIAQDKSISDVGTAGCNASNFIERSMYSF
- a CDS encoding ABC transporter ATP-binding protein, translated to MSEVIRFDSVSFVRNDKKILDKVHFSLNKGDSLAIIGRNGAGKTTLINLLFGYSWPTTGSISAFGETYGETPMAPLQNRIGMVQPGHQETLLQRLTTIEMVLTGVIGTLGLYKDPTKEQENTAESLLTSIGLGHKKSQTYSTLSSGEKMKVLLLRAFGVGKEILVLDEPTATLDITARTDFGKSLSQLKSNNPNLTRILITHRIEEIPEDFSKVLLLKEGKVISFGKKSEVLTDKNLSDLYDLNLQVDQKKGQYSVTVLS
- a CDS encoding HDOD domain-containing protein — protein: MNFQDIISQLETAKESRINFYFVTEEQNQEIYALLVHVMGYMDKLYLVEVIFTVLKELLMNANKANAKRDYFTRENLDIQNAGDYAKGMSRFQENIIMKWNEQLDRLEGGNYYISLLMKVEGKSIHFAVENNAPITKEELARINRRIEVAKNYNDLSDAFTDVSDSTESAGLGLVLIQLLLKNSGIGSEKFKIFTNEKITRATLSVPEVTTPVEIQTDLKTKLLNEIDGLPPLPHSLTKIIQLCNNPDSDLHMISQEIERNPALSADLLKLSNSAFFANRSQVSSILQAVKVVGLKNLRNLLYVSGVRKIMEGQYGKMMDVWDHSSRCSYYARYLATENNHTNKIADIIAVSALLHDIGKFLLLSVDRGFFKKIETYQRGVDSGNSTLLEEMAIGLSHPQLGALLAEKWEFPLDLRVAIEYHHKPFLAPAELRDLVEVIYMANMMADYHEQKKGFYAIDKILLAKFNLDNIDVFSAAVNKIELLFKKSNE
- a CDS encoding 6-hydroxymethylpterin diphosphokinase MptE-like protein, yielding MRFLSTFSEDSIPVVLGLGALHAVRSFIANPNHPIIIFWEPEKDVYELNEFQRELNELKDQAKTKGLLLLCHTGPTPNWSELKSEVQTFQTKTNSSLSKWKLYVTPSYERFFPELVSTCKTNFLSQFVSNGINQNTIQHFSKIWTHNYLKNRTGLYNNDTSIRWFQSFSGKRTSVLFVGASPGLELDLPTIKKDRSSYLIFASDTSIGYLLPNGIIPDYIVSFDSGRGTTYHFLTEIPPNIPIITWLGGAPYIFELKNPKILVNTGHPLDQILEHLFQSEIGSRWPHYPNPSLNLLGMVLSITDQIEDREFFVSGVSYISERGKSHCSGTGYERFYLPNTNRKKSLELATKRLYSGERKGKNQIAWEQMNQKESNLVFLTLKGTNENNFQTKTNLGHFLKSFQGFPPSLSNLAKWANQDQSGIIHQKTLTTWLRFSLS
- a CDS encoding DNA primase is translated as MSQSHKEDFDIVSLIELCREKKYETCVAGFSTIDKIDKITLPKKLKNRKLTVQALYALTNDMVQWKYLSSEEKALLQAEKDKLAGVTSTAGTSFAPHAEEDIEEDFIPEEEARKPELEDGFEDEFGDETEEEEEEDDDDFDDDSDDDDDSDEDEED